One stretch of Diabrotica undecimpunctata isolate CICGRU chromosome 5, icDiaUnde3, whole genome shotgun sequence DNA includes these proteins:
- the LOC140442403 gene encoding zinc finger BED domain-containing protein 5-like: protein MFKVKDKISAMVKNCQLWAARIENESFTNFPNLKQFLESVEQSLPDPININAAENLRSLATTFRIYFPEPDPDDGWIQNPFSCQAIEQIQGLTKEEQDKLVDLSSCGTMKEIFNGEKIADFWATARKYYKELGDKAMKKILPFATTYRCEQAFFSMCFMKNKYRNRLDMRSDFRVKVSSLKPNITEIMDSKVKFNVSQ from the coding sequence ATGTTCAAAGTTAAAGATAAAATCAGTGCGATGGTAAAAAACTGTCAGCTTTGGGCGGCAAGGATTGAAAACGAGTCGTTCACCAACTTTCCTAATTTGAAACAGTTCTTGGAGTCTGTAGAGCAGAGTTTACCTGACCCGATAAATATCAACGCAGCCGAGAACCTACGCAGCCTAGCCACGACTTTTAGGATATACTTCCCTGAACCTGACCCTGATGATGGTTGGATTCAAAATCCTTTTAGTTGTCAAGCAATTGAACAAATCCAAGGCCTCACAAAAGAAGAACAAGATAAGCTTGTGGATTTGTCGAGTTGTGGTACGATGAAGGAGATTTTTAATGGCGAGAAAATAGCAGACTTCTGGGCAACAGCACGCAAATATTACAAAGAACTTGGAGACAAGGCCATGAAAAAAATCCTTCCGTTTGCAACAACTTATCGGTGTGAGCAAGCATTTTTTTCCATGTGCTTCATGAAAAACAAATATAGGAATCGGCTTGATATGCGGTCGGATTTCAGAGTGAAAGTTTCAAGTTTGAAACCTAACATTACAGAAATAATGGATTCTAAGGTTAAATTCAACGTATCTCAATAA